In the genome of Oxalobacter aliiformigenes, one region contains:
- a CDS encoding porin, translated as MKKTLIALAVLGAAAGVAHAQSNVTIYGIVDTGFIKKSGQDVEMGENVNNRLGFRGVEDLGSGMKATFELEHRFDLNNGTQKGSTYKGKDREFDGAANVGLKGDSWGAVRLGRVNELTTETIRKFDPFYQYGVGAMLEGNQRSPRIDNTIRYDSPNWSGFHFGASYSLGGNTDSDSMDSFESGVKRAGADNDGYGIMLGYDNGPLALVGNWSRLADSKDSSVWNLGAAYRFGPAKVELVYQQTKDKGWANGEQADWQTVRSWNNGRVVNEYMGVDELKEKQWLLGLEWKLGPGRLNASAQWMEVEASGGQHVSDKDIYKYAIGYTYDLSKRTAIYGNVAYTDYDDKEVAAVYGDADDGTYGVQVGITHKF; from the coding sequence ATGAAAAAGACTCTTATCGCATTGGCTGTGCTGGGCGCCGCTGCTGGCGTTGCACACGCTCAATCCAACGTTACCATCTACGGTATCGTTGACACCGGTTTCATCAAGAAATCCGGCCAGGATGTAGAAATGGGCGAAAACGTCAACAACCGTCTGGGCTTCCGTGGTGTTGAAGACCTCGGTTCCGGCATGAAGGCAACCTTCGAACTGGAACACCGGTTCGACCTGAACAACGGTACCCAGAAAGGTTCAACCTATAAAGGGAAAGATCGTGAATTCGACGGTGCTGCCAACGTCGGTCTGAAGGGCGACAGCTGGGGTGCTGTCCGTCTGGGCCGTGTCAACGAACTGACGACGGAAACCATCCGTAAGTTCGATCCGTTCTATCAATATGGTGTCGGTGCCATGTTGGAAGGCAACCAGCGTTCCCCGCGTATCGACAACACCATCCGTTACGACAGCCCGAACTGGAGCGGATTCCACTTCGGTGCCAGCTACTCGCTGGGTGGCAATACCGATAGCGATTCCATGGATTCATTCGAAAGCGGTGTCAAGAGAGCTGGTGCTGACAACGACGGTTATGGCATCATGCTCGGTTACGACAATGGCCCGTTGGCTTTGGTCGGTAACTGGAGCCGTCTGGCCGATTCCAAGGATTCGTCCGTCTGGAATTTGGGCGCTGCATACCGTTTTGGTCCTGCCAAGGTCGAACTGGTTTACCAGCAGACCAAGGACAAAGGCTGGGCTAACGGTGAACAGGCTGACTGGCAGACAGTTAGAAGCTGGAACAACGGTCGTGTTGTTAATGAATACATGGGCGTTGACGAGCTGAAAGAAAAACAATGGTTGCTGGGTCTGGAATGGAAACTGGGTCCGGGTCGTCTGAATGCCTCGGCCCAGTGGATGGAAGTCGAAGCCAGCGGTGGTCAGCATGTCAGCGACAAGGACATCTACAAGTATGCCATCGGTTATACCTATGACCTGTCCAAACGTACCGCCATCTACGGTAATGTTGCCTACACTGACTACGACGACAAGGAAGTCGCAGCTGTCTATGGCGATGCTGACGATGGTACCTACGGTGTTCAGGTTGGTATCACCCACAAGTTCTGA
- a CDS encoding TatD family nuclease-associated radical SAM protein: protein MSDSENYEDTVGYTLHGSRYLNLTNRCGVLRCAFCPKFNGAWSVKEYDMRLHHHPTVDELVEAAGNPADYHEIVFCGMGESTTRLDDMLEVARRLREKGAKLRLNTNGLGSMMNGRDVAPEIAALIPTISVSLNAQDEETYNRHCRPKNPGAYRAVLEFVKSAKKAGADVTVTAVDGLPGVDIAACQAIADKLGVRFRRRVLDDLV, encoded by the coding sequence ATGTCTGATTCGGAGAATTATGAAGATACAGTCGGCTATACCTTGCATGGCAGCCGGTATTTGAATCTCACTAACCGGTGTGGTGTCCTGCGGTGCGCTTTCTGCCCGAAATTCAATGGTGCCTGGTCTGTCAAGGAATATGATATGCGGCTTCACCATCATCCGACAGTGGATGAACTGGTCGAAGCGGCGGGAAATCCTGCCGATTACCATGAAATCGTTTTTTGCGGTATGGGGGAATCGACGACTCGTCTGGACGATATGCTGGAAGTGGCAAGACGCTTGCGCGAAAAGGGCGCGAAATTGCGGTTGAATACCAATGGGCTCGGTAGCATGATGAATGGCAGGGATGTGGCTCCCGAAATAGCGGCGTTGATACCGACGATTTCTGTTTCCTTAAATGCACAGGATGAGGAAACCTATAATCGCCATTGTCGTCCCAAGAATCCCGGTGCGTATCGGGCGGTACTTGAATTTGTGAAAAGTGCCAAAAAGGCGGGGGCGGACGTGACGGTAACGGCTGTTGACGGGTTGCCGGGAGTCGATATCGCCGCCTGTCAGGCAATTGCCGACAAACTGGGAGTCAGGTTCCGCAGGCGTGTGCTGGACGATCTGGTTTGA
- the glmS gene encoding glutamine--fructose-6-phosphate transaminase (isomerizing), producing MCGIVGAVAKRNVVPVMLEGLKRLEYRGYDSCGIALCTEGHLERSRSTSRVAELEKQVNGHHLSGFLGIAHTRWATHGAPTTDNAHPHFSGKRIALVHNGIIENHAELREALKMKGYVFSSQTDTEVIAHLIDSFYQGDLLEAVQAAIVRLRGAFAIAVICRDEPQRMVGARQGSPLVVGIGDHENFLASDALALAGTTNRIVYLEEGDVVDIHLNDFHIVDAGGKPALREVKVVDVYSGVAELGPYRHFMQKEIFEQPRAISDTLQGLESITPDLFGAQASAVLHKADSVLILACGTSYYAGLTAKYWLESIAKIPVEVEIASEYRYRDSVPSENKLVVTISQSGETADTLAALRHARELGMAHSLTICNVATSVMVRECELAYITRAGVEIGVASTKAFTTQLTALFLLTLAIAKVRGRLAPEQEAEHMKLLRHLPVAVSAVLALEPQIIAWAEEFSRHDDALFLGRGIHYPIALEGALKLKEISYIHAEAYPAGELKHGPLALVTDKMPVVTIAPNDDLLEKLKSNMQEVRARGGQLYVFADSDTKIVSEEGIHVIRMPENYGLLSPILHVIPLQLLAYHTALVRGTDVDKPRNLAKSVTVE from the coding sequence ATGTGTGGGATTGTCGGCGCGGTAGCGAAGCGGAACGTGGTTCCTGTCATGCTGGAAGGATTGAAGAGACTGGAATACCGGGGCTATGATTCATGCGGGATTGCACTGTGCACGGAAGGGCATCTGGAGCGCTCGCGCAGTACATCACGGGTGGCCGAACTGGAAAAACAGGTCAACGGACATCATCTTTCTGGATTTCTCGGTATTGCGCATACCCGCTGGGCGACACATGGCGCGCCAACCACGGACAATGCCCATCCCCATTTTTCCGGCAAGCGGATTGCGCTGGTGCATAACGGTATTATCGAAAATCATGCCGAGCTGCGCGAAGCGCTGAAAATGAAGGGGTATGTTTTTTCCAGCCAGACCGACACGGAGGTCATCGCACATCTGATCGACAGCTTCTATCAAGGGGATCTGCTGGAAGCGGTGCAGGCAGCCATTGTCCGCTTGCGGGGTGCGTTTGCCATTGCGGTCATTTGCCGTGACGAACCGCAGCGGATGGTCGGTGCCCGGCAGGGATCGCCGCTGGTGGTCGGTATTGGCGACCATGAAAATTTTCTGGCGTCCGATGCGCTAGCGCTGGCCGGCACCACGAACCGGATCGTTTATCTGGAGGAAGGCGATGTCGTCGATATTCATCTGAATGATTTCCATATTGTCGATGCCGGGGGAAAACCGGCATTGCGGGAAGTCAAGGTCGTCGATGTCTATTCCGGTGTCGCGGAACTGGGACCATACCGGCATTTCATGCAGAAAGAGATTTTCGAACAGCCGCGGGCTATTTCGGATACATTGCAAGGTCTGGAAAGCATTACGCCGGATCTGTTCGGTGCACAGGCGTCCGCTGTTTTGCACAAGGCGGATTCGGTTCTGATTCTGGCGTGCGGAACCAGTTATTATGCCGGGTTGACGGCCAAGTACTGGCTGGAATCGATCGCGAAGATTCCTGTCGAGGTGGAAATCGCCAGTGAATACCGTTATCGGGACAGTGTCCCGTCGGAGAACAAACTGGTGGTGACCATCAGTCAGAGCGGGGAAACGGCGGATACCCTGGCTGCCTTGCGTCATGCCCGTGAACTGGGGATGGCACATTCGCTGACGATCTGCAATGTCGCGACCAGTGTGATGGTCAGGGAGTGTGAGCTGGCTTATATTACGAGGGCGGGGGTGGAAATCGGTGTGGCGTCGACGAAGGCGTTCACCACACAGTTGACGGCGCTTTTCCTGTTGACGCTTGCGATTGCGAAAGTCCGGGGAAGGCTGGCGCCGGAACAGGAAGCGGAGCATATGAAGTTGCTCCGTCATTTGCCTGTGGCGGTGTCTGCCGTTCTGGCGCTGGAACCGCAGATTATTGCTTGGGCGGAAGAGTTTTCACGACATGATGATGCGCTGTTTCTCGGAAGAGGCATTCATTATCCGATTGCGCTGGAAGGGGCGCTCAAGCTGAAGGAAATTTCCTATATTCATGCCGAGGCTTACCCGGCCGGTGAGCTGAAGCACGGTCCTCTTGCGCTGGTGACGGACAAAATGCCGGTTGTCACGATCGCGCCGAATGACGATCTGCTTGAAAAACTGAAATCGAATATGCAGGAAGTTCGTGCACGGGGAGGGCAGCTCTATGTTTTTGCCGATTCGGATACGAAAATTGTATCGGAAGAAGGGATTCATGTGATCCGTATGCCGGAAAATTACGGCCTGTTGTCACCGATATTGCACGTTATTCCGTTACAATTGCTTGCCTATCATACTGCTTTGGTCAGGGGGACGGATGTTGACAAGCCACGCAATCTGGCCAAGTCGGTCACCGTGGAATAA